A window of Calonectris borealis chromosome 3, bCalBor7.hap1.2, whole genome shotgun sequence contains these coding sequences:
- the KLF11 gene encoding Krueppel-like factor 11 → MHGSPCSEMGDASAVDIVDIYESIRERQRHDSERSTCSTLEQNDIEAVEALVCMSSWGQRSQKGDILKIRPLTPFSDSGDFTMHAEATSELPKDYLSTLCMTPPHSPDFVEISAAMLLSSQVTYSKPRTVMANTAACSVTSATGASPITKPSVINMERQCSQKPVIPESFAPQPCRAMATSVIRHTGDSSAYHHIPAAQEKTKVTSGYSTSRDWCGVDDRRHSRLPQDTSAADDLINKTSPAHQPYTRDSSDIVTDKGQLPVRPVSPQTHLPKNCENDLQKRATPVTPAPVSSPQVLCQMIPLNGQSSMINAYVKPSTPTVSTPMKPILPQTAPLSQPVLMGPSVPQGTVMLVLPQTAVTQTPQCPQTVMTVGNTKLLPLAPAPVFIASGQSCAPQMDFSRRRNYVCNFPGCKKTYFKSSHLKAHLRTHTGEKPFSCNWDGCDKKFARSDELSRHRRTHTGEKKFACPVCERRFMRSDHLTKHTRRHMTTKKIPSWQTEVGKLNRIATAEKPKSSSALSMLIPVPSSVCQG, encoded by the exons ATGCACGGCTCGCCCTGCTCGGAGATGGGAGATGCGTCCGCG GTTGACATTGTGGACATCTATGAGTCTATCCGTGAAAGGCAGCGTCATGACAGCGAAAGGTCTACCTGCAGCACCTTGGAGCAGAACGACATTGAAGCTGTTGAAGCGCTTGTTTGTATGAGCTCCTGGGGTCAAAGATCGCAGAAAGGTGACATATTAAAGATAAGGCCACTTACGCCTTTCTCGGATTCTGGTGATTTCACAATGCATGCTGAGGCTACGTCTGAATTACCAAAGGACTATTTATCTACACTG tgCATGACCCCTCCGCACAGCCCTGACTTTGTTGAGATATCAGCTGCTATGCTCCTCTCCTCACAAGTCACTTACTCCAAACCAAGGACTGTCATGGCAAATACAGCTGCCTGCTCAGTCACATCAGCGACCGGTGCCTCTCCCATAACCAAGCCATCTGTTATCAACATGGAGCGACAGTGCAGCCAGAAGCCAGTGATACCTGAATCCTTTGCCCCTCAGCCTTGCAGGGCCATGGCTACAAGTGTGATACGTCACACAGGTGACAGTTCTGCTTACCACCACATTCCTGCTGcgcaagagaaaacaaaggtaACTTCAGGCTACAGCACTTCCAGAGACTGGTGTGGAGTGGATGACCGAAGACATTCCAGACTGCCACAGGACACGAGTGCTGCAGATGATTTAATTAACAAAACCTCTCCAGCACATCAGCCTTATACACGTGACTCCAGTGATATTGTGACCGATAAAGGACAACTACCAGTCCGGCCCGTTTCGCCACAGACCCACTTACCAAAGAATTGTGAGAATGACTTGCAAAAAAGAGCTACCCCAGTGACACCTGCCCCCGTTTCAAGCCCCCAGGTTCTCTGTCAAATGATCCCTTTAAATGGACAAAGCAGTATGATCAATGCCTATGTCAAGCCTTCAACTCCAACAGTCTCAACTCCCATGAAACCTATTTTACCGCAGACAGCCCCTCTCTCTCAGCCTGTACTCATGGGACCTTCTGTGCCTCAGGGGACCGTCATGTTAGTTCTTCCACAGACTGCTGTCACACAGACACCGCAGTGCCCACAAACAGTAATGACTGTTGGGAACACCAAGTTACTGCCCCTTGCTCCTGCTCCTGTGTTCATCGCTTCTGGTCAAAGCTGCGCCCCGCAGATGGACTTTTCTAGACGGAGGAATTATGTTTGCAACTTCCCTGGGTGCAAGAAAACCTATTTCAAAAGTTCCCACCTCAAAGCCCACCTTCGCACCCACACTG gagaaaagccTTTCAGCTGCAACTGGGATGGCTGTGACAAGAAGTTTGCCCGCTCAGATGAACTGTCACGCCACCGTAGAACTCACACGGGAGAGAAGAAGTTTGCTTGTCCTGTGTGCGAGCGCCGCTTCATGCGCAGCGATCACTTGACAAAGCACACCCGCCGCCATATGACCACAAAGAAGATCCCCAGCTGGCAGACAGAGGTTGGCAAACTCAACAGAATTGCCACAGCAGAGAAACCGAAAAGCAGCAGTGCTCTGAGTATGCTCATCCCTGTGCCATCGTCTGTCTGCCAGGGCTAG